In Helicobacter ibis, one genomic interval encodes:
- a CDS encoding L-serine ammonia-lyase: MSNLSIFKIGIGPSSSHTLGPMIASNLFCELLINKNLLDITHTIKCTLYGSLSLTGKGHLSDKALMWGLSGITPKMATPKIQQEVLDLVLDNKILNLHSCKKITFDYEKNIEFCNDFLPLHENGLEFFALNSNNEILLQERYYSIGGGFVKTEQEMQQNDDKETQKLDISINNAKELILEAKKRKKNLSKISMAYERQFHSKSHIVEYCLSMWQVMQESFKSGCNPSSLELPGPLKLHRRAKELSERIKPSTDPFGILDYVSLYAIAIAEENAGGGRVVTAPTNGACAVIPSVMLYLKNHSVGFSDETAVDFLLSAMMIGSLYKKNASISGAEAGCQAEIGSASSMAAAAMVSVLGGNIDQACSAAEIAMEHHLGLTCDPAFGLVQIPCIERNAFGAIKAISAARMAMNRKSHPVVSLDNVIATMYQTGKDMNSKYRETALGGLAKTLSKSKSVC; the protein is encoded by the coding sequence ATGAGTAATTTAAGTATCTTTAAAATAGGTATAGGACCGAGTTCATCGCATACTCTTGGTCCTATGATTGCTTCTAATTTATTTTGTGAATTATTAATAAACAAGAATCTTTTAGATATAACACACACCATAAAATGCACTCTTTATGGCTCTCTTAGCTTAACTGGTAAGGGGCATTTGAGTGATAAGGCATTGATGTGGGGACTAAGTGGGATTACGCCAAAGATGGCTACACCAAAGATTCAGCAAGAAGTTTTGGATTTGGTGCTTGATAATAAAATTTTAAATCTACATTCTTGCAAAAAAATAACCTTTGATTATGAAAAAAATATAGAGTTTTGTAACGATTTTCTACCATTACATGAAAATGGGCTTGAATTTTTTGCGTTAAATAGTAACAATGAAATTTTATTGCAAGAGAGATATTATTCAATAGGCGGTGGATTTGTCAAAACCGAGCAGGAAATGCAACAAAACGATGACAAAGAAACGCAAAAGCTTGATATATCTATAAATAATGCAAAAGAATTAATACTAGAAGCTAAAAAGAGAAAGAAAAATCTATCAAAAATATCTATGGCGTATGAAAGGCAGTTTCATAGCAAAAGTCATATAGTTGAGTATTGTCTTTCTATGTGGCAGGTAATGCAAGAATCTTTTAAGAGTGGTTGCAACCCATCATCTTTGGAGCTTCCCGGACCTTTAAAGCTTCATAGGAGGGCAAAAGAACTAAGCGAGAGGATAAAGCCAAGCACCGATCCATTTGGTATTTTAGATTATGTTAGTTTGTATGCAATTGCTATTGCCGAAGAAAATGCTGGTGGCGGTAGGGTTGTTACTGCACCTACAAATGGTGCATGTGCTGTGATACCAAGTGTAATGTTGTATTTGAAAAATCATAGCGTAGGTTTTAGTGATGAGACGGCGGTTGATTTCTTGTTATCTGCTATGATGATAGGCTCACTGTATAAGAAGAATGCCTCAATTAGTGGTGCCGAAGCAGGTTGTCAAGCTGAAATTGGATCTGCTAGTTCTATGGCTGCCGCTGCTATGGTTAGTGTACTTGGTGGAAATATAGATCAAGCATGTAGTGCGGCTGAAATTGCTATGGAACATCACTTGGGGCTTACTTGTGATCCGGCTTTTGGGCTTGTGCAAATACCATGTATCGAAAGAAATGCTTTTGGGGCTATAAAAGCAATATCAGCTGCAAGAATGGCTATGAATCGTAAAAGCCACCCAGTAGTTAGTCTAGATAATGTAATAGCTACGATGTATCAAACAGGCAAGGATATGAATTCAAAATATAGAGAAACTGCACTTGGTGGATTAGCAAAAACACTAAGCAAAAGTAAAAGTGTGTGCTAA
- the carA gene encoding glutamine-hydrolyzing carbamoyl-phosphate synthase small subunit, producing the protein MQELQKAWIYLENGDFYEARSFGASGSYVGEIVFNTSLSGYQEISSDPSYAGQFVCLTMPEIGIVGANNQDMECVKIYAKGIICRNYNEFFSNFRADFSFGEFLRANNCMGICGIDTRKLTKSIRTNGSMMMIASSEISSKDELKEMLSKSKRIEDINYIEEVSTKEAYNYYFGKFDFNTMAYETPNTSKKIVAIDFGIKRSILQQLVNAGFSVSVVPNTTKASKLIEGYKNSEFDAIFLSNGPGDPQVLSSEVAEISSLIEAKIPIFAICLGHQLISLAMGYPTYKLPFGHHGGNHPVKNTLTNKIEITAQNHNYSVPDDIVKIADITHVNLFDNTIEGLKYKDYPIYSLQHHPEAGPGPLESTAIFREFAEFINSVKCSK; encoded by the coding sequence ATGCAAGAATTACAAAAGGCGTGGATATATTTAGAAAATGGCGATTTTTACGAAGCTAGGAGTTTTGGTGCTAGTGGAAGCTATGTTGGAGAAATAGTTTTTAACACTTCTCTTAGTGGTTATCAAGAAATATCAAGTGATCCTAGCTATGCAGGGCAGTTTGTGTGTCTAACAATGCCAGAGATAGGTATCGTTGGCGCTAATAATCAAGATATGGAATGTGTCAAGATTTACGCAAAAGGAATTATTTGTAGAAACTATAATGAGTTTTTTTCAAATTTTAGAGCGGATTTTAGCTTTGGTGAGTTTTTGAGGGCAAATAATTGCATGGGGATTTGTGGCATTGATACTAGGAAGCTTACTAAGAGTATAAGGACAAATGGTTCTATGATGATGATAGCTTCAAGCGAAATATCTTCTAAAGATGAGTTAAAAGAAATGCTATCAAAGTCTAAGAGAATAGAAGATATAAACTATATAGAAGAGGTAAGCACAAAGGAAGCTTATAATTATTATTTTGGGAAATTTGACTTTAATACTATGGCATATGAAACCCCAAATACTTCTAAAAAAATAGTAGCAATTGATTTTGGTATTAAAAGAAGCATTCTTCAACAATTGGTAAATGCTGGATTTAGCGTATCAGTAGTGCCAAATACTACAAAGGCTAGTAAGCTTATAGAGGGGTATAAAAATAGCGAGTTTGATGCTATATTTTTATCAAATGGTCCGGGAGACCCTCAAGTGCTAAGTTCTGAAGTGGCAGAAATATCTAGTCTAATTGAAGCAAAAATTCCTATTTTTGCTATATGTTTAGGTCATCAGCTTATATCTTTAGCAATGGGATATCCTACATATAAACTACCTTTTGGTCATCATGGTGGGAATCACCCAGTAAAAAATACACTAACAAATAAAATTGAAATAACTGCACAAAATCATAACTATTCTGTGCCAGATGATATAGTAAAAATTGCAGATATAACTCATGTTAATTTGTTTGATAACACTATTGAAGGGCTAAAGTATAAGGACTATCCTATATATTCACTGCAACACCATCCAGAAGCAGGTCCTGGTCCATTAGAATCTACAGCCATTTTTAGAGAGTTTGCAGAGTTTATAAATAGTGTTAAATGCAGCAAATAA
- a CDS encoding methyltransferase domain-containing protein, which yields MKYIARKFLDSKDSYLDNAFVQIQMQNELIQIAKKHSLCKIDFKNVLEIGCGSGGLSQLIAKYIRYKKFLAIDIAPFGECLSSLNMEFRLLDMNSLESLDNKYDLIVSNAALQWGNQKEILIGINKISSRDSYLLLGIFGKNNLKEIRDICGVGLSYFGVDDYKRMLDGWRILECYSQVKKIHFKNPIEVFRHFKNTGTNSLSNNFRLTKKILNKIEKEAQNTITYEPIYILAKKAILY from the coding sequence ATGAAATATATTGCCAGAAAGTTTTTAGATTCAAAAGATAGCTATTTAGATAATGCATTTGTCCAAATACAAATGCAAAATGAGTTAATACAAATTGCTAAAAAACATAGTTTATGCAAGATAGATTTTAAAAATGTGCTAGAGATTGGTTGTGGCAGTGGAGGGCTATCACAGCTTATAGCAAAATATATACGATACAAAAAATTTCTAGCCATAGATATTGCGCCATTTGGAGAGTGTCTTTCTTCATTGAATATGGAGTTTAGGCTATTAGATATGAATAGCTTAGAATCTTTAGATAATAAATATGATCTTATTGTTTCAAACGCTGCACTGCAATGGGGGAATCAAAAAGAGATTCTTATAGGAATTAACAAGATAAGCAGTAGAGATTCTTATTTGCTACTTGGAATCTTTGGAAAAAATAATCTAAAAGAAATAAGAGATATTTGTGGTGTTGGGCTTAGTTATTTTGGTGTTGATGATTATAAGAGAATGCTTGATGGCTGGAGGATTTTAGAATGCTATTCACAAGTGAAAAAAATACATTTTAAAAACCCAATAGAAGTTTTTAGACATTTTAAAAACACAGGAACAAACTCGCTAAGCAATAACTTTAGACTTACAAAGAAAATATTAAACAAAATAGAAAAAGAAGCACAAAATACAATCACTTATGAGCCTATTTATATCTTGGCTAAAAAAGCTATTCTTTATTAA
- a CDS encoding DUF507 family protein: MKFKVSHAPYIGNKIAIDLANCNFVSLLHGLDGIVKVASELLTKNIQEELKIEEKAREIVEENSEEIEFMQADEHQLFWKVKRHIAQESDFELNFEDRYNKLSHNIMQELLDEDLIDFSVSEVMVKNIIFKAINSYSKAYSEIEDSIYDKISNYKRKIVFGSEEFDLIFDKLYEEELKKKGFL, from the coding sequence ATGAAATTTAAAGTATCTCATGCACCTTATATTGGAAATAAAATAGCTATTGATTTGGCAAATTGTAATTTTGTGAGCTTATTACATGGTTTGGATGGTATTGTAAAGGTAGCTAGTGAGCTTTTGACTAAGAATATACAAGAAGAATTAAAAATCGAAGAAAAAGCAAGAGAAATAGTAGAGGAAAATTCAGAAGAAATAGAATTTATGCAAGCTGATGAACATCAATTGTTTTGGAAAGTTAAAAGACATATTGCACAAGAATCGGATTTTGAACTAAATTTTGAAGATAGATACAATAAGTTATCACATAATATTATGCAAGAACTTTTAGATGAAGATTTAATAGATTTTTCTGTATCTGAAGTAATGGTGAAAAATATAATTTTTAAAGCTATAAATAGCTACTCAAAGGCATATAGTGAGATAGAAGATTCAATTTATGACAAAATTAGTAACTATAAAAGAAAAATAGTCTTTGGAAGCGAGGAGTTTGACTTAATATTTGATAAGCTCTATGAAGAAGAGCTAAAAAAGAAAGGCTTTTTATAA
- a CDS encoding pimeloyl-ACP methyl esterase BioG family protein, with protein MNIYHKSNNNKDITLIFGGFASHYSHFLPFFGENIVVVYGYNTLKGDNLVKLLQENNMQVNKVVAFSMGVWVFYMLYESLRDFVKNSTKVAVNGTGFGIDRAYGINPNLFKAVYRNFDFQSFVKNLFGRFRSEDFLFLEISVLKDELLFFIKNKEAPKQYISWDKVYISKDDSIFSSESQVRFWEREGLLDRVVFIDSPHFAFFTLEI; from the coding sequence ATGAATATTTATCATAAATCAAATAATAATAAAGATATAACATTAATTTTTGGTGGATTTGCTAGTCATTATAGTCATTTTTTGCCATTTTTTGGTGAGAATATAGTCGTTGTATATGGCTATAATACTTTAAAAGGTGATAATTTAGTAAAGCTATTACAAGAAAATAATATGCAAGTTAATAAAGTAGTAGCATTTTCTATGGGAGTGTGGGTTTTTTATATGCTATATGAATCTTTAAGAGATTTTGTCAAAAATTCGACAAAAGTTGCGGTAAATGGTACTGGGTTTGGCATAGATAGAGCGTATGGGATAAATCCTAATCTCTTTAAAGCGGTATATAGAAATTTTGATTTTCAAAGTTTTGTTAAGAATCTATTTGGGAGGTTTAGGAGTGAAGATTTTTTGTTTTTAGAGATTTCTGTCTTAAAAGATGAGTTGTTATTTTTTATAAAGAATAAAGAAGCCCCAAAACAATATATTTCTTGGGATAAGGTTTATATCTCAAAAGATGATTCGATTTTCTCTAGCGAATCTCAAGTGCGGTTTTGGGAAAGAGAGGGGCTTTTAGATAGGGTTGTTTTTATTGATTCTCCGCATTTTGCGTTTTTTACTTTGGAGATTTAA
- a CDS encoding EI24 domain-containing protein has product MKDLIIKSIKDFLSPYMLKLTFLPIVCLFVFWAVIFYYFSYDLFVYLFSFVDVSFTSSWLTWLEYVLDWLSKVTIFLLLFVLFFVFILFSNLIVCSFLAPLVVKHTKDKHYGSIELLEDSNLVSIFSLLKIYVLYLFVLLVCIPIYFIPVLGACVLLFINYWFFTKCVVFDVGSIIVGVSNLKQIESNNKRDIRILGGLLYGASLIPFLNFVVPFFSLIVFSHLIFTKKSQG; this is encoded by the coding sequence GTGAAAGATTTGATAATAAAGTCCATAAAAGATTTTCTCTCACCTTATATGCTAAAACTAACTTTTTTGCCGATTGTGTGCTTGTTTGTTTTTTGGGCAGTTATTTTTTATTATTTTTCTTATGATTTATTTGTGTATTTGTTTTCTTTTGTTGATGTTAGCTTTACTAGCTCTTGGCTAACTTGGCTTGAATATGTGCTTGATTGGCTTTCTAAAGTTACGATTTTTTTGCTTTTATTTGTGTTGTTTTTTGTATTTATTTTGTTTAGCAATTTGATTGTTTGTTCTTTTTTAGCACCATTGGTTGTGAAACATACTAAAGATAAGCACTATGGAAGCATAGAGCTACTTGAAGATTCCAATCTTGTTAGTATTTTTAGTCTTTTAAAGATATATGTTTTGTATTTGTTTGTGCTTTTAGTTTGTATCCCTATATATTTTATCCCAGTGCTTGGGGCTTGTGTGTTATTGTTTATTAATTATTGGTTTTTTACAAAATGTGTTGTTTTTGATGTTGGAAGCATAATTGTTGGAGTTTCAAATTTAAAACAAATTGAATCTAATAACAAAAGAGACATAAGAATCTTAGGCGGATTACTATATGGTGCTAGTTTGATACCTTTTTTGAATTTTGTTGTGCCGTTTTTCTCGCTTATTGTGTTTTCTCATTTGATTTTTACCAAAAAGTCACAAGGATAG
- a CDS encoding thioredoxin domain-containing protein, which yields MKKILVIALLISSVFANANFDKNFQKTIKEVADIEIEVQFKKELKSFPAFFVIGKTKGGDLFPVISNKNGDYFFGLSNVMHLDEKDSSMIRSELNKAQTQKNKQDKVVLDKLFSSFSDNDYLFLEGNSKNLPTQIVVSDPDCPYCRKHLDEIEDTLKVANVKYIFAPVHEGDAFVKSQLIMDEAKNLKSTKDKIKVMKKYYKDIELSKKQLGTNTSQIDKNAKKIFESGVIRGVPFVYEVE from the coding sequence ATGAAAAAAATACTTGTAATAGCATTATTAATTAGCAGTGTATTTGCAAATGCAAATTTTGACAAAAACTTCCAAAAAACAATAAAAGAAGTAGCAGATATAGAAATAGAAGTGCAGTTTAAAAAAGAGTTAAAGAGCTTTCCAGCCTTCTTTGTAATAGGAAAGACAAAGGGCGGAGATCTATTTCCAGTAATATCAAACAAAAATGGAGATTATTTCTTTGGTCTTAGTAATGTTATGCACCTAGATGAAAAAGATTCTAGCATGATAAGAAGCGAGTTGAACAAAGCACAAACCCAAAAAAACAAACAAGACAAGGTAGTGCTAGACAAGTTATTTAGCAGTTTTTCAGATAATGATTATTTATTCTTGGAAGGAAATTCTAAGAATCTTCCTACACAAATTGTAGTTAGCGATCCTGATTGCCCTTATTGTAGAAAACACTTAGATGAAATAGAAGACACACTAAAAGTAGCAAATGTAAAATATATTTTTGCACCTGTGCATGAAGGAGATGCATTTGTAAAATCACAACTAATAATGGATGAAGCAAAGAATCTAAAAAGCACTAAAGACAAAATAAAAGTAATGAAAAAATACTACAAAGATATAGAGCTAAGCAAGAAACAACTAGGCACAAATACTTCACAAATAG
- a CDS encoding SLC5/6 family protein yields MQWNKFDNRWMLSLFGTAVGAGILFLPIRAGTGGFWPVVVMTLLIFPMVWLSHRALSRFVNESKSVEHDITHAAEEYWGRNVSFFITILYFFAIYPICLAYGVGITNTFGSFFVNQLKLEGLYDPETMTMYPAVRMGLAFVLVTAMMSVMVLKEEVVTKACNALVYPLCLVLFGFSLYLIPHWKLEIIQTSPSLKEFLEVVWLTLPVLVFAFNHSPAISTFTLSVRREYGEEASVAKANQILFRTSLMLLAFVMFFVFSCILCLDSSDFAAAREANIPILSYFANKFDTPIISYGAPLVAFLAIVSSFFGHYFGAYEGLNGIVRKAVKMSGNENPNIKVIKVFSTLFMYITIIIVAYINPSILGFIEDLGGPIIAMILFIMPMIAIWSVSKFKKYKNPALDAFVIITGLLTITSVVYKLL; encoded by the coding sequence ATGCAATGGAATAAATTTGACAATAGGTGGATGTTATCCTTGTTTGGGACGGCAGTTGGTGCTGGAATCTTGTTTTTGCCAATTAGAGCTGGGACGGGAGGATTTTGGCCTGTTGTTGTTATGACATTATTAATTTTTCCTATGGTTTGGCTATCTCATAGAGCACTTAGCAGATTTGTCAATGAATCTAAAAGTGTTGAGCATGATATAACTCACGCAGCTGAAGAGTATTGGGGCAGAAATGTTAGTTTTTTTATAACAATATTGTATTTTTTTGCTATTTATCCTATTTGTTTGGCTTATGGTGTTGGTATTACAAATACATTTGGTAGCTTTTTTGTTAATCAACTTAAGCTAGAGGGGCTATATGATCCAGAGACCATGACTATGTATCCAGCAGTTAGAATGGGCTTAGCATTTGTTCTAGTTACTGCTATGATGTCTGTTATGGTGCTAAAAGAAGAAGTAGTAACAAAAGCCTGTAATGCACTTGTTTATCCTTTGTGCTTAGTGTTGTTTGGTTTTTCTCTATATTTGATACCTCATTGGAAGTTAGAAATAATACAGACTTCACCTAGCTTAAAAGAATTTTTAGAAGTTGTTTGGCTTACTTTACCTGTGCTTGTTTTTGCTTTTAATCATTCTCCTGCAATTTCTACATTTACGCTTAGCGTAAGAAGAGAGTATGGAGAAGAAGCTTCAGTTGCAAAGGCGAATCAGATTCTATTTAGAACTTCTTTAATGCTTTTAGCATTTGTTATGTTTTTTGTATTTTCTTGTATTTTGTGTTTAGATTCTAGTGATTTTGCCGCCGCTAGAGAGGCAAATATTCCTATTCTTTCTTATTTTGCAAATAAATTTGATACTCCTATTATTTCTTATGGAGCACCTTTGGTTGCATTTTTGGCTATTGTTAGTTCGTTTTTTGGGCATTATTTTGGTGCTTATGAGGGATTAAATGGAATTGTAAGAAAAGCAGTAAAAATGAGTGGTAATGAAAACCCAAACATAAAAGTAATTAAAGTATTTAGTACATTATTTATGTATATTACAATAATTATCGTAGCTTATATTAATCCAAGTATTTTAGGATTCATAGAGGATTTAGGCGGTCCTATTATTGCTATGATTTTATTTATCATGCCAATGATTGCTATTTGGAGTGTTAGTAAATTTAAAAAGTATAAAAACCCAGCATTAGACGCTTTTGTAATTATTACTGGGCTTTTAACTATAACTAGCGTTGTATATAAATTATTATGA
- a CDS encoding epoxyqueuosine reductase QueH: MSAFNFKDTNTTLVHICCSVDSHHFLTQLLQKYPEKNFCGYFYNPNIHPYEEYKMRLDDVRRSCQRLGIPLVEGKYDDKEWLENAKGMENEPEKGIRCSYCFDYRLKSSAKIAKELKCVEFTTTLLASPMKTQNELYTQGTKIAQQYSLNFLPIDVRSNGGTQIQSKIAKEENLYRQNYCGCIFGLSKQREQSKKMPFELFSSLSLPKDSSTLPKIRIKNFKTREELEKNNTKYKMIRQKVLAYRILKGLLRVESVVIPSFICSYSYLKKPLKSEIEFWHNNIGYAQKEGAIFILFDSIKEQIKYDSFESLLKNGLDEKIQLSLRLKFSDNGLFTSPIVIIKDKFYGSFMLEIDAISQDEIFESFIVV, translated from the coding sequence GTGAGTGCATTTAACTTTAAAGATACAAATACAACACTAGTTCATATATGTTGTAGCGTAGATAGTCATCATTTTTTAACTCAATTGTTACAAAAATACCCAGAAAAGAATTTCTGCGGATATTTTTACAACCCAAACATACACCCATATGAAGAATACAAAATGCGACTAGATGATGTAAGGCGAAGTTGCCAAAGACTTGGGATTCCGTTGGTTGAAGGCAAATATGATGATAAAGAATGGCTAGAAAATGCAAAAGGTATGGAAAATGAACCAGAAAAGGGCATTAGATGCTCTTATTGCTTTGATTATCGGCTAAAGAGTTCTGCGAAAATTGCAAAAGAATTAAAATGTGTAGAATTTACAACAACACTTCTAGCAAGTCCCATGAAAACACAAAACGAACTATATACTCAAGGCACAAAAATAGCACAACAATATAGTCTAAACTTCCTGCCAATAGACGTCAGAAGCAATGGTGGCACACAAATACAAAGCAAAATCGCAAAAGAAGAGAATCTATATAGACAAAATTATTGTGGTTGTATATTTGGACTAAGCAAACAAAGAGAACAATCAAAAAAAATGCCATTTGAACTTTTTTCATCTTTATCACTACCAAAGGATAGTAGCACACTGCCAAAAATAAGGATAAAAAACTTCAAAACAAGAGAAGAATTAGAAAAAAATAACACAAAATATAAAATGATAAGACAAAAAGTTCTAGCATACAGAATTTTAAAAGGCCTATTAAGAGTAGAGAGCGTTGTGATTCCTAGCTTTATTTGTAGCTACTCATATCTTAAAAAACCACTAAAGAGTGAAATAGAATTTTGGCATAACAATATAGGCTATGCCCAAAAAGAAGGGGCAATTTTTATACTCTTTGATTCTATTAAAGAACAAATAAAATACGATAGTTTTGAATCTCTATTGAAAAATGGCTTAGATGAGAAAATACAGCTAAGCTTGAGACTAAAATTTAGCGACAATGGCCTCTTTACCTCGCCTATTGTAATAATAAAAGATAAGTTTTATGGAAGCTTTATGCTAGAGATTGACGCAATATCACAAGATGAAATATTTGAAAGCTTTATTGTAGTATAA
- the bioD gene encoding dethiobiotin synthase, producing the protein MRVCTCGIHTGVGKTSVSAALCYAFMLDYFKIVQAGSGVYNGENIIEDKEVIASLSNARIFNNGITLKAPKSPHIAMKEEGILYSLTDIKMPASENLVIESAGGILTPLDGKSCMLDFVLLHNLPVILVSSNYLGAINHTLLSLEILKVKKINVLFGIFSGGVDINFSSFIESYSGVKFFNFKHYSSKDEFIKNADLLREELQNSEFKNCFKL; encoded by the coding sequence ATGCGTGTATGCACATGTGGGATTCATACTGGAGTTGGGAAAACTTCCGTAAGTGCCGCTTTGTGTTACGCGTTTATGCTGGATTATTTTAAGATAGTTCAAGCAGGAAGCGGTGTGTATAATGGAGAAAACATTATAGAAGATAAAGAAGTGATAGCCTCTTTAAGTAATGCCAGAATATTTAATAATGGAATTACTCTAAAAGCTCCAAAAAGCCCTCATATAGCGATGAAAGAAGAGGGTATTTTGTATAGCCTAACTGATATAAAGATGCCAGCTTCAGAGAATCTTGTAATAGAGAGTGCAGGTGGAATACTAACTCCACTTGATGGTAAAAGTTGTATGCTTGATTTTGTGCTGTTGCATAACTTGCCAGTTATATTGGTATCTAGTAATTATTTGGGTGCTATAAATCATACTCTTTTGAGTTTAGAGATTCTGAAAGTTAAAAAAATCAATGTGCTTTTTGGAATCTTTAGTGGTGGAGTAGATATTAATTTTTCTAGTTTTATAGAAAGTTACAGCGGGGTCAAATTTTTCAACTTTAAGCATTATTCATCAAAAGACGAGTTTATAAAAAATGCTGATTTATTAAGGGAGGAATTGCAAAATAGCGAATTTAAAAACTGCTTTAAACTTTAA
- a CDS encoding aminotransferase class I/II-fold pyridoxal phosphate-dependent enzyme has product MQQISKILESLKQESNFRELFVQIHNGKHIYKNNKKLLNLASNNYLCANDFVDEFLDSKLFSDNLHFSSSSSRSLSGSFSVFFEFEEYLSEVFNKESLLFNSGYHANVGIVSALASLDNVLFVVDKSIHASVIDGLKGFKKTNFKRYLHNDMESLEIILQDSSKYEAVFVVSEGLFSMEGDFAKLQELVSLKKKYKNMYLYIDEAHSIGIVGRSGLGLSHYYELLDEIDILILTFGKAISSFGACVLCHGEFRDYFINKARSLIYSTALPPLSVAMSYFVFKKLESMQDRREHLSDISKYLKDSLKQLPYEIMGDYNIISIVLKENKKAVHFQKMLEERGYYLPAIKEPTIPKNKALLRISLCSNFGYEELSLFVRDIIEIDNEYLS; this is encoded by the coding sequence ATGCAGCAAATAAGTAAGATATTAGAATCTTTAAAACAAGAATCTAACTTTAGGGAGCTATTTGTTCAGATTCACAATGGTAAGCATATCTACAAAAACAATAAAAAACTCCTAAACTTAGCTAGTAATAATTATCTTTGTGCAAATGATTTTGTAGATGAGTTTTTAGATTCGAAGTTATTTTCTGATAATTTGCATTTTAGCAGTTCCTCATCGCGTAGTTTGAGTGGTAGCTTTAGTGTGTTTTTTGAGTTTGAGGAATATTTATCTGAAGTTTTTAACAAAGAATCTCTGCTTTTTAATAGCGGATACCATGCAAATGTTGGAATTGTTAGTGCTTTGGCAAGCTTGGATAATGTTTTATTTGTGGTGGATAAGAGTATCCATGCAAGTGTTATTGATGGATTAAAGGGGTTCAAAAAAACCAATTTTAAGAGATATTTGCATAATGATATGGAATCTTTAGAGATAATCTTGCAAGATAGCAGTAAATATGAAGCAGTTTTTGTGGTAAGCGAGGGGCTATTTAGCATGGAGGGTGATTTTGCAAAGCTACAAGAGCTAGTTAGCTTAAAGAAAAAATACAAAAATATGTATCTTTATATAGATGAGGCACATAGTATAGGCATAGTTGGGAGAAGTGGGCTTGGATTATCACATTATTATGAGCTTTTAGATGAGATTGATATTTTAATCTTAACATTTGGTAAGGCTATTTCTAGCTTTGGGGCTTGTGTGTTATGTCATGGTGAGTTTAGAGATTATTTTATAAACAAAGCAAGAAGTCTTATATATTCAACCGCATTGCCACCTCTTAGCGTTGCTATGAGTTATTTTGTCTTTAAAAAGCTAGAATCTATGCAAGATAGGAGAGAACACTTAAGTGATATTTCAAAATATCTCAAAGATTCTCTAAAGCAATTGCCATATGAGATAATGGGAGATTACAACATTATATCAATTGTTCTAAAAGAGAATAAAAAAGCTGTGCATTTTCAAAAAATGCTAGAAGAAAGGGGATATTATCTACCAGCAATCAAAGAGCCTACAATACCAAAAAATAAGGCTTTACTTAGAATCTCACTATGCTCTAACTTTGGATATGAAGAGCTATCGTTATTTGTTCGAGATATTATAGAGATTGATAATGAATATTTATCATAA